Part of the Nostoc sp. ATCC 53789 genome, ATAATCATCGCGAAAGCAAGGGTCGAGAATTTGCTGCCCCAGTACAACAGGTAAACCAGGAACTATTGCCTCTTGAACCGCTATGAAAGAGCCATTTGGCTGTAGGCGCAAGATTAATACTCGGTCGGCAAGCAGTAGCTTTTGCACTTCTTTGACACTGGTTTGCAGAATTTCATCGATTTGTAAAGACTGACGAATTTTCAGGGTGATATTAGCGAATAGTTGCGATCGCAAATTTTGGAGTTCTAATGCTGCTTGGGCATGATCGCGATCGCGCAGTACGGCTTGCCGTTCGCTTATATCCATCATCGCGCCCATCATCCGCACTGGTTTACCTGTTTGGTCATGAACGACATAACCGCGATCGAACATATAGGCATAAGAACCATCGCTGCGACGAAAACGGTATTCATTTGACCAGAATTTTTCACCGCTATCTATCAGTGTCCGCGCTTGGGAGGCGATTCTCTGCCTGTCGTCTGGATGTATATGTTCATACCACCAATTAGCGGTAAATGTTATTTGTTCTTTCGAGTAACCCAGAAGTTTTTCTAAAGCTTGATTCCACCACACCTCATCAGTCAGCAAATCCCAGTCCCATAAAAGATCGTTGGTAGCACGGGCGACTATTTGGAAACGTTCTTCGCTCTGACGCAGTTGTTCTTCTGCCAGTTTCCGTTCAGTGATATCTGTATGGCAACTTGTCATCCGCACAACATGACCATCTTCATCCCACACTGCCTGACCGCGATCCAAAACCCATTTATAGGTGTCATCTTTGCACCGGACTCGATGTTCGCTGATAAAAAACGGGGTAATCTTAGCAAAGTGATCGGCGATCGCTTGTCTGACAAATCCAATATCATCTGGATGTACTCGTGTTGCCCATTCGTCTAAATGATTGGAAATTTCATGTTCTGCGTAACCCAACATTTCTTTCCAGCGAATTGAGAAATATACTTGATTATTTTTAACGTTCCAGTCCCAAATGCCATCATTATTGCCCTGCACGGCTAACTGGCAACGTTCTTCACTTTCTTTGAGTGCCTCTTCCACCCGTTGGCGCTCAATGGCTGTAGCGAGAACATTGGCAACAGCTTGGAGAAAAGAAATGTCATCTTTGGTAAAAATGTGGTGTCTGGTTGTGTGTGCCCCAAAGACACCAAAAGGTCGCTCTTTGCCATAAATCACTACGCTAATACCGCTCAACACTTGATGCTCATATAGCAGTCGTGACCCATTGAATCGCGTTTCGGTTCGGAGGTCATCAACAATCACTGGTTCATCGCAAAGTAGGGTGTAACCAGCTTGAGAATTTATCTCCCCACTCACGATCGCCTTTCCCACAAGTCCAGGTTGCCAACCGACTCCGGCACGTAGCAGCAATTTCTGATTATCTGGCAGGAGTTCCAAAATTTTGCAAAACTCAACTTTGAGACATTGGGCGACGAGTGTTACAGATGAGTTCATCAGTGTAGTCAAATCTGTACCAGCTAGAGCCATTTGACTTAGTTCTGCCACTATTGCTTGCTGGTTAGCATGAACTTCTAGCGCCTCCTCCGCTTGCTTGCGCTTGGTGATATCCATGTATACCCCAGATATTTGCACAGATGTACCAGACTTATCTACAACGACAACTCCTTGGTTTGCTAAAAAACGAATTTTCCCATTGGGTAAAATAACTCGAAATTCAATTTCATATTTGGCTTTATCCTCAACAGCTTGCTGATGCGATCGCCTGACGAAATCGCGATCGTGGGGATGAATGCAGTTGAGAAAAGCTTGATATGTGTAGTTGAAAGTGCCTTTCTCTAAGCCAAAAATTGCTTCTAGATTATCTGAGCAAGTAATTTTGTTCGTCAACAGATCCCAGTTGCAGATGCCCATACGAGCAGCATCTAATGCTATCCTGAGTTCGACTTCCCGCAATTGTGCCTGTGTAGCTTGCTGTCTTAATTCCTGTATGGCATGATTAGCTTCCAAAAGACGG contains:
- a CDS encoding PAS domain-containing protein produces the protein MTKLILVVDDDNFMRMHLCKQLTDAGYQVEEASNGLEAIAIYTRLQPDIVLLDIMMPVMDGFSCCAQLQALSNGKNTPVLMISAFSDQATVDKAFALGATDFITKPIQWPILHLRLRRLLEANHAIQELRQQATQAQLREVELRIALDAARMGICNWDLLTNKITCSDNLEAIFGLEKGTFNYTYQAFLNCIHPHDRDFVRRSHQQAVEDKAKYEIEFRVILPNGKIRFLANQGVVVVDKSGTSVQISGVYMDITKRKQAEEALEVHANQQAIVAELSQMALAGTDLTTLMNSSVTLVAQCLKVEFCKILELLPDNQKLLLRAGVGWQPGLVGKAIVSGEINSQAGYTLLCDEPVIVDDLRTETRFNGSRLLYEHQVLSGISVVIYGKERPFGVFGAHTTRHHIFTKDDISFLQAVANVLATAIERQRVEEALKESEERCQLAVQGNNDGIWDWNVKNNQVYFSIRWKEMLGYAEHEISNHLDEWATRVHPDDIGFVRQAIADHFAKITPFFISEHRVRCKDDTYKWVLDRGQAVWDEDGHVVRMTSCHTDITERKLAEEQLRQSEERFQIVARATNDLLWDWDLLTDEVWWNQALEKLLGYSKEQITFTANWWYEHIHPDDRQRIASQARTLIDSGEKFWSNEYRFRRSDGSYAYMFDRGYVVHDQTGKPVRMMGAMMDISERQAVLRDRDHAQAALELQNLRSQLFANITLKIRQSLQIDEILQTSVKEVQKLLLADRVLILRLQPNGSFIAVQEAIVPGLPVVLGQQILDPCFRDDYIEQYRQGRINVINDIKEADIQPCHVELLERFAVKANLVVPIFLKNQLWGLLIAHQCAHPRQWTSWEIELLRQLADQIGIASTQSLILEQETRHREELTRSNEELKQFAFVASHDLQEPLRKIKTFGDRLKSTCGDTLSEQGRDYLERMQNAASRMQILIEDLLTLSRVTTRAQPFVSVNLTKIAHEVLSDLEIYVQQTGGSVEIGQLPTIQADPIQMRQLLQNLIGNALKFHRPQIPPVIKIYSKILNNQADNISSNSEFCQIIVEDNGIGFEEKYLDRIFNVFQRLHSSIEYEGTGIGLAICRKIIERHHGHLTAQSKPGQGAKFTIILSINSHS